The genomic segment tcaccaatggggacgaagccgcctacagagaggaagttaacagcctggcttcctggtgcagccagaaccacctggagctgaacgctttgaaaactgtagagatggtagtagacttcaggaggagcccagcccaaactgcccccctcagcctgtgcaactccccagttaaaacagtggagtccttcagattcctggggaccatcattgcacaggacttgaggtgggcggagaacatcacctccgtcaccaagaaggcccagcagaggatgttcttcctgcggcaactgaggaaattcaacatgccgcagaaagtgatggttgaattctacacagccatcattgagtccatcctcacctcatcaatcaccgtctggttcgctgcctccactgccaaggacaagggcagactgcagcggatcataaggtcagctgagaaggtcatcggctgtgacctgccggccctcctagacctgttccactccaggaccagtaggagagcaggcaagatcattgctgatccttcacatcccggtcaccacctgttccagagacttccctccggtaaaaggtttcgggccatcaggactaaaacctctcgccatctgaacagttttttccccgtggcagtggggctcacaaacaagccccctgcatcacactgactctgcaccgcactgactctaccccaccacaccccaccacctgcacataatttataatttattacttatatactactggcactatcaccaatctctgcaccttcgcacagcacgtgcccataaccctgtgaatctgttaatgtatatatgtatattctttattttattttattttattttattttattttattttattttattttattttattttattttattctattttattttattttattcaatttcttacatattgttgttttttatattgttgttttatgtacataagtagtgcaccaatgacaccaaggcaatttcctgtatgtgcaaacatacttggcaaataaaagaattctgattctgattctgattctgaaacaCCTCAATTATTCATCTAAACTGGCTCAACTGACAAATAAGGCGACGACTCAGTTTCGGTTTTTATTGTGGTCAGTTGGTGGCGCTGTTTCCATAGATACAGAAAGTGCTGAGGACAAACAGCTTCCTGCTTTGTTGGTTCAATATTCAACCTCATTTAGGCATAAAGACCGTGAGTAACATGACTGACATGACACATTACTAATGAATGATCTGTTATCAATGTGACCTCCTACTCCAATACCATCAACACAAATTATtactaacacacaacacaaattcatCTAGAATGTAAATGATAGAAGTGAAAAGAAGCAGGGAGACAAAGACTCATGATGAGGCTGCCTCCATAATGAAGAAATGACAGATGTCTGTTCATACTTTCTAATGTGATCACATCTGCACTAAAGCCTGACTGCTTGATATGAGTCTGTCTCAGATATGAAggtatcagtgtttgtgttggtccaTATGCACCAATTTCATTTGTGCACAATAAACAaagaagatgtgcatttatctttacattttaaaacagggataaaaacatacatgtttattttcttcattcaagttCTGTTTggtcatatttgtgttttctttgtatcaTTATTACAGTTCTAGTTATTTATCATGAATCTAAtggtttaacatttaaacataaagtcTCAGTTACATGACTTTGTCATAAGTATTTGACATTAACATCTTTGGAATCAGTGCCAaacatacatattaaaaaatctacattctatacatttaaaacacagtcaaGCCCTTCCTGTAACAACGTCACACTTTGATTTGTTAGCTGGGTCcagtataaatgtatatgtgtatatatggaggaatatatatatatatttatatagactgAGAGAAACCACTAACAGCTCatatgttgtgttcaaaatgttcatgatttcacaatttgaattttgaatttgatAATGAGGACTTTCAGAATAAATGTCTCATGTAGTAACTGGAAATTGAAGTAGTTTTCACTTCACATTAAATTCTCTGCagtagaaaatattattttctcatattgAATCTTTGAGTCGTTAGATTGAATCCATGTTTAAGACGTAGAATTCAAAGTAAAGAGTGTCTGGACTCTGGAGCAGACGTTTTATCTctcaatgtatttttgtgtttgtttaccacaCAACAGAGATGCTGAAGTTGTGTTGAATGTGCTTCATGTCTTCTTGACTCTGAGTGCAGTGATTTATTAAACATTctgaaaactaaagtcactttAACTTTTCTTGCAGGGACTCACTCTCTGAAGTATTTCATCACTGCGTCCTCTCAAGTCCCAAACTTTCCAGAGTTTGTGGCTGTTGGTTATGTTGATGAAGTTCAGATGATTCACtatgacagcaacacaaagaaagtAGAACCCAAACAGGACTGGATGTTGAAGGCAACAGATTCTCAGTACTGGGAGATTCAGACTCAGAACTTTTTGGGTACACAGCAGAACTTCAAAGGCAACAGTGAAACCTTAAAGGAACGCTTCAACCAGACTGAAGGTTTGTTTACGTTTCACTCTCTAATAAtaacaactcacacacacactcacacagacacacacacacacagacacacacacaaagaaaacacacacacagacacacacacacacacacatacaaacacacacagacacacacacacagacacacacacacagacacacacacacatacaaacacacacagacacacacacaaagaacacacacacacagacacacacacatacaaacacacacagacacacacacacatagaaacacacacacatacaaacacacacagacacacacacacacatacaaacacacacaaatacaaacacacacagacacacacacacatacaaacacatacaaacacacacacacatacaaacacatacaaacactcacagacacacacacactcacagacacacacccacacatagaaaaagaaacacactcacagacacacacacacatacacacacacacacacagaaaaaaacacacacactcacagacacacacacacagaaaaaaaacacacacactcacagacacacacacacacacatagaaaaagacacacacacaaatacacacacacacacagaaaaaaacacacacactcacagacacacacacacaaaaaaaaaacacacacactcacagacacacacacacatagacacacacatagaaaaagacacacactcacagacacacacacactcacaaatagaaaaaaacacacactcacagacacacacatacaaacaaacacagacatacacacttacacacacacacacacggacacacacacacactcacacatagaaaaaaacacacacacactcactgacacacacatacaaacacacacagatacacacatacacacacacagacacacacacacacacacatacaatcacattcacacacaaatacacaaacacacacgcaaaaacacatacacatgcacacaatcacactcacaaacacacatacacacaatcaaatacacacatacacattcaaaacacacatacgcacaacacacacacacatacacacgcacacaataacattcacattcaaagacacacaatcacactcacacactcacagacacacacacaaatacacacacacagacacacattcacacacttagacacacacacacacacagaaaaaaacacacacaatcacagacacacacacacaaatgcacacaatgacattcacacacacagaaaaaaaaccacacactcacacacacacaatgacagacacacacctacacacagaaaaaaacacacacactcacagacacacacacagacacacatacacacacttagacacacacacagacacatacacacacttagacacacacacacacagaaaaaaacacacacacaaatgcacacaataacattcacacacacacaaatacacaaacacacgcaaaaacacatacacacaataaaaaacacacaaatacacacatacacacacacacacaccagggttattatagttaacgaaaactaaaactagcaatgaaaaaataattgacttaactgaaataaaaataaaaactacaatgaacaaagcaaaactaataaaactgaactgcagataaattcagcttcgttgtCGTTtggttttctccctcgattacttcctgtcctgcaggtgatggttcaagaatgaaattaaaggacttgatgaACCATATTTGgtttcacacattgtttcatcctttttcagcttctacaagtcgaagctttctcttaatacctggaaaaactgaaactaaataaaaactaaactgaaactataaaatcacttgttgaaccaactaaaactaaactgaaataaaaaagcaaactgaaaaactaattaaaaaacttgatacacacacaatcacacacacacactcacacacatacaaacacacacagacactcacattttcatttatttgatttgatctcaaatatttactaattaatcaaacatgtgatcaatagatttaaaaaattttaacaagtaaaaatctgaaatgttttgtgaagtttCTTAAATATTAGAGTTTGTTGCTTCTCTTACTTTGTGATGAATTAAATACAGTGACAGACATTTTCACTACTTTCTGATATTTGCTTCAGTTTAAACAAGTGATTGATTCATTAACAAAATCCAGAATCAACAACGAGCAGAATGATTAGTTTGAACCTGAAATATATCAAATCAACAGTAGAGCAACAGATTCATGTCACTGTGCTGACCACAGTGTGTCCACAAAATAAGACACACACCAGAGAATCACACGTTGGATTAGATTTACCCAAACACAGTGTCAAAGCCAGAAGACATTTATATACTGAAGTGCTGAAGAAGACATTTATTACTGGATCAgcagaaaaaaatctttatcaACAACTGTGAATTTGGTGTGAGCAGTAAActgtgtggatggatgtgttatgggtcagagaagaactttaaattcagctgcagatcaggagctgatccaggaatattttctaTCTCTTTagctttttcaacattttccttgatttcccagagtaactcatggatcttgttcaAAAATAAGATGTTcagtgactgatatttatgagtttgtgcaacttGGTCATAAAAACGTGtctctagtgaatttaaatgtgttttcatgaggtgagtgttgggccttggtggaggtttgtacTGGACTGAGTGATGTTCTAGTTTGATGCTACAGAAACCTGggggtgtgagtgtgagtgtgtgagtgcgtgtgtgtgagagtgagtgtgtgagagagagtgagagagagaatgtgtgtgtgtgtctgtgagtgtgtgtgtgagtgagtgtatgtgtgtgtgtgagtgagtgtgtgtgtgtctgtgagtgtgtgtgtctgtgagtgtgtgtgtgagtgagtgtatgtgtgtgtgtgtctctgagtgtgtaagtgtgtgtgtgtgtgtgtctctgtttgtgtgagtgagagtgttagtttgtgagagtgtgtgtgtgtgtgtctgtgagtaagtgtgtgtgagtgtgtgtgtgtctctgtttgtgtgagtgtgtgtgagagtgtgtgtgtgagtgttagtttgtgagaatgtgtgtgtgtgtgtgtgtgtgtgtctgtctgtctctgtttgtgtgagtgagtgtgtgtgtgtgtgtgtgtgtgagtgtgtgtgtgagtgtgtgtgtgagtgagtgtgtgtttgtgtgagtgagtgtgagtgtgtgtgtgtgtgtgtgtctgtctgtgagtaagtgtgtgtgtgtgtctctgtttgtgtgtgtgtgtgtgtctctgtttgtgtgagtgtgtgtgagtgtgtgtttgtgtgagtgagtgagtgatgggggtgtgagtgagtgagtgagtgtgtgtgtgtgtctgtgagtaagtgagtgtgagtgtgggagtgtgtgtctgtgagtgtgtgtgagtcagtgtgtgtgtgtttgtgtgagtgagtgtgagtgtgtgtgtgtgtgtgtctgtgagtaagtgtgtgtgagtgtgtgtttgtgtgagtgtgagtgagtgtgagtgtgtgtgagtgtgtgtgtatgtgtgtgagtgagtgtgtgtgtgtgagtgtgtgtgtgtatgtgtgtgagtgagtgtgtgtgtgtgtgtgtgtgtgtgtgagtgagtgagtgagtgagtgagtgagtgtgtgtgtgagtgtgagtgtgtgtgggagtgtgtctgtgagtaagtgagtgtgagtgtgtgtgagtgtgtgtgtatgtgtgtgagtgagtgtgtgtgtgtgagtgtgtgtgtgtatgtgtgtgagtgagtgtgtgtgtgtgtgtgtgtgtgagtgagtgagtgagtgtgtgtgtgtgtgtgtggtgaagatGTGTAATAACAGCTcagatctctgtctctctctcaggtgtccACATTGTCCAGTTCATGTCTGGCTGTGAATGGGACGATGAGACTGAAGAAGTTAAAGGTTATAATCAACATGGTTATGATGGAGAAGACTTGATATCATTGGACCTGGAGACAGAGACGTGGATCGCTCCAACACCACAGGCTGTTATCACCAAACTGAAGTGGGATAATGATAAAGCTCTACTTGCATATTGGAAGAACTACTACACCCAGGAGTGTCCTGACTGGCTGAAGAAGTACCTGGAGCATGGGAAGAGCTCTCTGCTGAGAACAGGTGAAATCACATGACCTCCATGAACATGatgttcctctttcatttctctctctctctctctctctctctctctctctctctcactgctctttttatgcctctgctctGGCGACACCTAGTGGTCGCTGGCATTATGTTCTGGGGTCGTCCGTCCGTCCCATCactgtgaacacga from the Paralichthys olivaceus isolate ysfri-2021 chromosome 20, ASM2471397v2, whole genome shotgun sequence genome contains:
- the LOC138405863 gene encoding class I histocompatibility antigen, F10 alpha chain-like isoform X1, yielding MHTLLFLLLLAGTHSATARTHSLKYFITASSQVPNFPEFVAVGYVDEVQMIHYDSNTKKVEPKQDWMLKATDSQYWEIQTQNFLGTQQNFKGNSETLKERFNQTEGVHIVQFMSGCEWDDETEEVKGYNQHGYDGEDLISLDLETETWIAPTPQAVITKLKWDNDKALLAYWKNYYTQECPDWLKKYLEHGKSSLLRTELPSMSLLQKSPSSPVSCHATGFYPDSAMLFWRKDGEEHHEDVYVGEVLPNHDGTFQMSADLQVSSIPPEDWRRYDCVFQLSGVKEDIVKRLDKDSVESNREKPTDVTTTTTTTIIVAAVVALAVVLAVIGFIMYRKRNAECPPSPGNDPNVLKPLNPQ